The sequence ACATACAGTATACGAGCCAAACTCTATGCTCGAATCATGACAGAATATCATATTTAATCTAAAGAAAAGGCTCCAGGCATCTCGAGGCTCAGGTCCAACACTAATGTCTCCAAACTGCTGGAGGAAGCCAGCCTTTGGACATCTGTTATTTCAGTGTCAGACTGCGGGAGACCAAGGATCGGAGACAATAGAGCTCATTGTCCAAAGTTCAGGACCCCTGGGACGATCGCAGACAGCCACGGAAGTCTTTTTATAAAACCTGAACACAGCAGAAGAAAAGCACCGACTCATCCAGGGTTTACTTTTTAATTCACTGTAATAACGGAGATGGTTTTATTTGCGATTAAAAACCTGGACGACACTAATCACTGTTTTCACGTCCTAGTTTAAAAAGTAATTATCATCAAGGCACAAAATGTAATCCTCTTACCATGTTTCACCAAAACCAAAATCTAAATCAGGTTCTAGTGACACAATTAAACAGATTTAAGGACAAAGAACATGTACAGGTTCATTAGAAATCAAACAAAAACCCCTGGCTTGAGCataaagaaatatttatttatttatttatttatttatttatatacataatgTTTCGGTTCTCAAGaagtagttgattttttttaatataccgGTATATATTTTACATGTAAAAATTAATGTCTGGATTATTTTTTCAGTTCAAAACCAAAACATAATTGCTGATATTTACCCATTTTCATGCATATGTTGGTGTTTTCTTCATATAATGACAGTTTTCCTcaacttaaaaatgtcttgccTACTAAATATATCACTTTATGTATAATATAATTaaattcttgccaatatacaTCCCTAACTCTGACTGAAACAAATGTTTTTTCTAGTGTGCATTGTTGTGGCATGGGTAATGTATATATCATGAAATTGTGTACATTAATAAATTCAGTATATTGTATTAGATTTATATAAAATGACCATATGGATAGGCCAGCAAACAATTTCACATTTAAATTAAAGCAGTAATAACAAACTCACAGCATAATAGAATATGATCATACCATAATATCACATTTTTGAAAAAGTACTGCCTGTATCTGTGCCTTTTATGGAAGTGTTGATCATCAGTTTTATTCTAAAGCTGCCTTAACCAAACGTAAATTAAAGACCCAAAATAGGTCATAGAGCTATTTTTACGGGGTCACCACAACAATAATATGAAATATGAATTcattacctgaattaaaatagcAGAAGAGTATTCTctggaaaggtttttttttttttttttttaccgtttaTGTATATGTGAAAtgcagaaaatgacaaaactatATAACGACGTAAAAGaggcaacaacaaaaacataacataataagATGCAAAGAAGAGACTTTCTGACACTTCTGAAAGTTGGAGAGTCAGTAAAAATGTAGACATGGCAATAATTTAAGATATATTTCTCTAAATTTCAGTCCTAAGAagacataaaatacattttcagtgggcttgagccaaaaaagtttgggaaccactgactttaagaataaaatttaacaaaaaaaaaaaaaaaaaaaaaaaaatacagcatgaTAAGGAATCAGAGCTTAATATAATGTGAAAATATAATACAGCATCCATACTAGAACaatgttaattaacccataaagacccagtgctacttttgtggcagttcccaaattaaggtctctctctatttaactcttaagtgatttatcatcatttattataatattacgctctgtattttgttttttccacagtaaatcatgtatttccttatatttaatttcccACACGCAATCTAGATGTTCTAGATGAAAACTTGGTGTAAATTCAaagttgttatatcaaaacagagaaaactgaagaaatgtgcctgtttcagcaaagatatcaatatctgaatgtaaaaataagcatttccatccactgtcattcatccaactctgtgggttttactggtgaatcagtgttgtagaagatgatggtgtttccacattcattttggagcctctgaacatccaaatgggtcatacctgctGACCataaaaagctgacaaactgcattttacaccaattatttccatggattgatatgattagtggatcaacaggtagatgcttttggtcaccagtggatgtttgggtatttatgggttgaATATACTCTTAAAAATGATGCATATTTGTAGTTTACTCTGTAATACAGGTCAGTACAGATGATTTTagcgctgttgtgtgtgtttgttcctcAGGCCTCCTCATACACCTCAGTGTGAGAATAACTGTCCAATGTGGCACGTTGATCCCAAACTGAAAACCACTGTGATCACACCCCGACTGCTGCAGCTCTCCAACCCCAAAATGAACCATCCAGACTTTCAGAGCAACCGAGAGGTCAGATCCATCCTTGTGTTTGGGATTTACATCTGGTATTTTGTGTTCTTGTCACTCACATACTGTACTTTGTGCTTTATCCCAATATTCACCTACTCCTTACCCAGGGATTTTCTAGTCTTTACATGACTTACACTTTATGATGCAATGTCATGCatgtgcaataaccctgtataattttttaaaatgttttaatttaaccGTTATTTTACCAGGTTGTTCCCATTGAGATGGGGATTTCTTTTTCAAGTTAGACCTGGCCCAGACGGCAGCGatacagtcacatcattacagttttacaataatagaagcatttgcaaacatagaaaaaaaacatatacattgaatcaaaacatttacaaaccattTACAAATCTTGATTCCAGAGTTTTAACTCTCTTTAAAATGAGTCAAAGGAATCCTtgtttgtagatggagctcagactgaagcttgttTCAGGCATTTGGAGCAGAAAACCAAAAGcagtttttttctaattttctaatTCAGTCCTTATATTTGGAACAAATAGTTTCAAAGTGTTCATTGAGCGGAGATTGTAatgtataatgtgaattatgtgcaataatccTCTAAAGTTCACGCAAAATCCTCTGTTCTCGcagtaacaatgcaatatttattcaatatttatacatatatatgtactgtTTTATAGACTTGTATACATacagttaatattgtgtctatttatattttgtctgtttttattttatttttcctttagttctattcttattttactttttgtaaaatgcTAGATtccattttcttattttactttttagtttttgtagttttatatttgctctattcttattttcttacatagttttttttattcGTATTGTTCTGCGAGTATCACtctaatttcattgcacacacaatgacaataaacactattctgattctgatactgATGATGACATGCTCAGAAAATGATCTCCTGTACAAACTCTGAACTTCTCCACCGCTTTGTTCCTTAGAGTGCGTCCGTCGTTTCTTTCGCCTCCAGAACGGCTCGGATCTCAAAGCGTCTGGTCCAGCTGTCACTGCCCAGACTGAGGCAGAGCAACATCTGTTATGAGCTGAGATGTCCGGAGGAATCCATCTGGACCGTAAGACCATCCACTCACTGATTTCTCTTCATTATTAACATCATCTCATCACAGAGTTTTTATTTTGTAATCACTCAAAACATTTCAGtaattattttaataaaactcCACAGGATCAATAACAGTAATGGATCATTACCATTTTGGATCATTCTTATAAAATAGTCTTGGAGGCGGCTGAGTGTCTCAACATCACACAGTCAATTAAGATGTTTTCCAGCTGTTGAAGTATTTCTGTCATAAACTATAAAGCTCCCATAATTTTTTCACATAATTATGGGAGTTTCCAATCATTTTCTGCCAAATGACTATTTAATGTATTGTATATTCGCACGCAATGGCAGGATTTATTTCATCAGCCGTTAATTTTTGagatgtgtttttatgtatttatgtttctGGTTTGTGTTTTGGTAAATCTGATGTCATTAATCATTTGTgtgtccatttaaaaaaaaaaacaggtttcgaGGGCGGCGAGGAGAGCCACAGCGAGCGAACGTGTTGAACTCCTCGCAACACCGAAGCAGCTTTCCAAAGACTACATCCCTTCACGAGAACCAGAGTGGCACCCGAGGCAAAGCCTGAACAGCTGAGAGGCCTTCGACAACTCCACAAAGTGAGTCACGATCCAGTCTGTGCAAACTGGAGTCTCAAACATGAAGCTGGTTTGTGATCACCTTTAAAGATTAGACTTATGAAGCATCAAACCTTATTTAATTTTCAGATTCCTATTTGATAGTTTtctactttaacccttaggggtccacggtcccGGCCCctctgactgaatcacatgacattttcaacatgtcgtagcGTAGGAAGTCGATCATGCAGTTGCATTCGAAAGtgtagacttgaaacactctcccactttttatttgatgttgataaagCAAATACACctggagatatgatgttttgaaaccagagcaaacaaacgtgaataaaaatatgaaactgaGTTGGGGGGAGGCAttatatttttgtcctttttcaaaacggataAAAACAGGCCAAagctgcggattctaatccacagactgcattagcattacaggtaagggtgaaaatgacccccacctgaaccagatgcggaaaccgggaggaccggaGGGGGGggactggagaaaacgcctatgtaaagatatgcttttattttttatttatttcatttatttcattcatggctGTGCctttcatcagcaaacattcaataatcatcaagtaaacaaacatgtacacacccatgctcgaaaagcagcaggatgaagaaaatcttatatttccttcccccttctaaataataatagccttaatggttagccaaacacaactagctataaaatcatactgtatacagtcagacaaaccaactaaatacatccaaagatagtacaaaatgaatacaaaaccaagtgcaaaactacatgtccagaaagtacaaaacataagtaaatataaacctgataaaatgatgcaaaaacatcttaccagtccaaaataagtaaataaatatgtcgcaaaatgcaaaaacaaatacgaagccaaatgtaaaacttataactgttcatataatctcattgttctgtctttatacacttttttcagttggaatatgtttttacagtccttcagctcattataaagagaattccagagtttatgtcaaatatttgagtatagttttaatttattacaattttaactttatatacctaatatttggaaccaatattcacttttaaagtctttgaaaaggttcgttaagcatctttgtgttatttatgcaaaaaattatataaattttttcaaattggattttttaaaatgttttttagccttttatgttgatatagtaggttaaaatgaaaaaataatagacatatgagagagatgaagttgtgctgaaaaaaagataccaaacatgggtatagtaaacatttctttacagagtatataaaggcaaaatcaaaagtactcagaaatggccaaaataggctcacacccctaagggttaatgggttataaaactatattacatgcattgatttttatttcattttcagattCCTATTTATTAATTTCTCTACTTTTAAGTGACAAAGTGggaaaaaatcatgtaaaatagTAGTGAATAGTATTTAAATGAgcaaactaaattaaaacaaaaaagaagtgttgcatatattttcattttaagcCCATTACTTCAGTGTGAACCCtgtgtaatgtctgtttttctgcagttctattgaaaccactgatttatgtcATGATGAAATATTTCTGCTTCAAACCACAGACATTTCTGGCAAAGTCTGAGCACAGAACATGACTGATGTTAGGTCTAAGAAGCCCAATTTATATAGTTTTTTCCTTTGAACTTTTActggatttattttttattatacccGTGTGCATTAATCCTCACATACTGGCTGCATAAATATAcaggacatctttttttttttttttttttagattcagtGTGTAATTAGATTTCTAAAGAGACTTTTCACCCAGCGGTTAAAACTCCAGAAGCGAAACCCTGATGTATCcatgagtaaatatttaaagcatCGCCTCATTAGGaaacatcagtgtgtgtgtgtatttaccaAAACCTTTACAGAAGCTTGTTTCCCCTTTAAGCAGTCACGCCTGATTGAAAATACCACACTCTGGCCTTAGTTTAGTCAATGGAAATCTACTGTAATCCTATTTAACGCAGTCGGTGCCTGTAAAATGGGGAGCAGTAATGGGGGGGAAAGGGGGGggtggcaaattcatggggcccagaaagGTCCAGAGATgataaataatcccaaaggcatcaattagtgatATATTGTGTATTTAGGACTGTTTAAAACCAACTAagtctttttcctgtttttttatttttcccactaaattttttccctgttttttcacacaaaattttttcctggtatttttttccccattaaatttttttcctggcatttttttcccagtatttttttcccccactatttTTTTTCTCGGTATTTTTGTCCCCCACTAatgtttttttcctggtattttttttcctggcattttttcccccactattttttttcctggtatttttttccccagtaaatttttttcctggcatTTTTTTCCCAGCCTTTTTTCCCCCCgctattttttttcctggtatttttccccccactaatttttttctcttggtatttttttccccaacttgttttttttcctagtattttttttacacaaatttttttcctggtatttttttccccagtaaatttttttccctgcattttttcccccactattttttttcctggtattccCCCCCCCCACTAGTTTTTTCTCTTGGTATTTTTTTCCcaacttgttttttttcctagtATTTTTTTGacacaaatttttttcctggtatttttttcacactaaatttttttctcctgtttttttttcacacaaaatttttttcctgttttttttttttcacactaattttttttcctggtttgtaTTTTTCCCGTAGAACTATAACTGATTTAATGAGTCATTCGCAGTTCCACCAGCCGTATGTACATAGACTTGCATGGCTTAATCTTTGAGACAAGCATATGCTACTGGCAGGATCAACCAGGAAGCCCCATTGCGTCAcggacgtccaaagttaagtttcactttcggtttcacgccagttacggcacttatggaacacaccccctatttggataagtgagtgatgatgatgaaggcaggagaggcaggaccacagcagcaggtccagagatgatccagggaaaacctgagaggcaataaagcacagagactccagggaagaagacagttctaaataatcccaaaggcatcaattagtgatATGTGTGGTATTTAGAACTGTTTAACACTGACTaagtgtttttcctgtttttattttgtccactaaattttttcctgttttcacactaaattttttcctgggtttttttttttactgtttttttttccccacaaaatttttttcctggtttttatttttcctactaagcctttttatggtttttattctTCCCATAGACGCCGGGAATCAGACGTCCaaagtaaagtttcactttcagtttcatgCCAGTTATGGCATACATATGGATAAGTGAGttatgatgatgaaggcaggaggggcaggaccacagcaggaGGTTAATCCCAAAGGCGTCAGTTAGTGATATGTGAGGTACTTAGGACTGTTTAAAACCGATAGTTTTTTTCCCAGTAAatatttttcctggtatttttttccccagtaattttttttccaggtaTTTTTTTGCCCCCAGTAAATTTTTCaattggtattttttttccccactatttttttccctgttatttttttcacactaatttttttccttttttttttttttttttttcccacaaaattttttttctagtttttatttttcccactaagcctttttatgtttttttttatttttcccatagATGCCAGGAGTCAgatgtccaaagttaagtttcacttttggtttcggCATTTATggacccccccctccctccacacacacacacacacacacaacaaatttacagatacttttattttatgaagggcccaccaTGTTAACCTTTCAACTGCTAGCAGCCCCCCAGCCTGTAAGTGAACATTACAGAAAACATGTTCTCAGTGGATGGGTTCAGAGGTGGAGACCCGGTGCTGTTATGTGCCCTCAGAGCAGGTTTTAGTTAGTGGTCCCAGCTTGAGCCCGACCCAACATCAAAAGAGATTGAACTCATGTTGCGCTGAGAGGCTAATCTGGGATTAGCCCTCTGTAACTGTGACCCGGGACCACAAGgtagaaggtgtgtgtgtgtgtgtgtgtgtgtgtgtgtgtgtgtgggggggggggggggggggggggttggaggaggaggagggtgcgTTTTAGTGAAATAAACACTTGTCACTTGCAGAAATAGTTTTTGagcaacagaaatgaacaaatcaagttaatgtcatttcattttggtgACCTAATAAGCAACACCCTGTTTGCCCCAACATTTCACATGTgcactttaaatctcttttaaagacgCCCCTATTTGCGCTGGCTTTTAATAGAAGtgagtgacttttatttgttgtgTCTTGTGGTTTTGTTTTAGATACTattcatcactattattattattgtgtatctgtttgatCAGTTTTAGCATGTCGTatcttatatatctatatatttttttactagttttatcatatcttgtattttttattagagCTGTCCAACTGaacgcattaatgcagattaatccatcatcatgattaatctgattaaaaatttgaatgcaattaacccatctgcaacacaaaatgactctgaacgtctctgctaatgcatttgggtcagtttgtccaagtagagttaccgtcacacatgtgcaaatggtcagttgatccagtagtgacaggcagcagaaccaacccataaagatggaagacactaaacagcacgttgggcctctggatggaaatatgaggacaaaaaaaacaaaaaacaagacggaatagttgtttacagttgttttattgaaactgttgaaggtgtttaataaacacattaagtgcatatattgtcccttctttcttgagtctgtttgctcatgcaaaacgaaacgtgattaatatagattaaaaatgaatgatatttaatcgggATTCATTGAAATTAATCTacaacaaccctgtgattaatctgattaaaaattttaattgtttgacatcacaaatttttaCCCATATCTTTGTCCAGCActttgcattgttgtaaatgtactatataaataaacttgaccttgacctttcaTTCATCCCATGCATCGAGTGAAGAAAAATAttcaaaacttgaaaaaaaaatagaaatcacagttTCGTAAAAGTAGCTGCTGAGAAGTGTATGCAAAAAGAATGGAACCTTATGTCATGTTAGTGTCATTTGGAGACTTTTAAACCACTTCAGCTAAATAGAAAATCATTCACTTTTTGTATTAGTTTTCAATAGCAACAGAAATAGAATGATTATGACACTTTTACTACGCAGTTTGTTTATGTCGTCATCATCTTGTTATTAGTGTGATACGCATCGTAAATACACCAGAGGGTTGTCTTTTCTATGAGTTATTGTCCATTTAGGTTCAAAATCAGTCTTTATGTTTTGAAGGTCTATAAAGATGCAAAGTGATTTTAATTCCCCTCTGTTACATTAAACTAAAGTAATGAACCTGTTTAGAAAATGTAACGAGTAGAACGTGCAgatatttgtgttttaatgtaaaaagtcTCCAAAACATAGtcaatcacagtaaaaaaaaaaaagaaagaaagaaatatatatatatattcgtgTATATACACTTTActtccccactaattttttttcctggtatttcttttccccactaatttttttcatggtattttttccccctctaaatttttttcctggtatttcttttccccactaatttttttcctggtattttttcacactaaattttttcctgtttttttttttttctttttccacactaAATTTTTtgtccgtgtttttttttttttttcacactaaatttttttcctggtttgtATTTTTCCCACTgagcctttttatgtttttttttttcccatagaaGTCAACAGTCGAAAGTCcaaagtttagtttcactttcagtttgtcGCCAGTTAAGGCACTTATGGAGCACACCCCCTATATGGAtcagtgagtgatgatgatgatgaaggcaggagaggcaggaccacagcagcaggtccagagatgatccagggaaaacctgcacagagactccagggaagaagacagttctaaataatcccaaaggcatcaaggCATGTGAAGTATTTAGTACTGTTTAAAACCAACTAagtgtttttcctgttttgtttttttttccacactaattttttttcctggtatttttttcccctctttttttttcctgctatttttttcacactaaaattttccttttttttcactctgttttttttttcaggttttcagtaaaaaaaaaaaaaaaaaaaaaaaaaaaaaaactacttgtaTATACACTTTACTTCCCACTTGCTCATAATTTGAACAAATGCTGGAAGAAAATAGTTTGTGATTCACTTGACATTAGCAGTATTTGTTGGATTATGGCGGattctgcaattttttttttttttttatggtctgtgtataaaaacaccaaatactcataCATTCCACAGTATGTTCTCTGCTTGGTGTTTTGCTTCACACTCTTGCCTCATGCGTTTTGTGCCAACCAGCTCATGCAGGATGTTGTGTAAAGTCCGCTTTCAGCTAAACAGAGGAAGTGGTTAAACTAAGATGTCCCCAAAAGGAAACACAGAAGcgtttatcaaaaataaaccgTTACGCTCTCATGCAGATTGCAGGTATTTGTTAGTACGAATTCCACTTGAcgagtttgttttttaataaatatatatcTTATGCTGAAAACACACTTATCTGTCGTGTGATTTCACTTTGCATGATGCAACGGTGCAAACAGCCGAGTCAGGGTGGAGTCACAGGAACTGTCTCCAAACAAAACCCTTTGGTAAATATTCCCAGAGCAGCGGGAAACTGGCAGCAGCAGCTCTGACTGATGCTGCAGAGGTTTTGGACGACAACCAGTTGGACCAATACATGCACTGGACCTCATTCTGCACACTCAGTATTTACCTAATTAACTATTTATGGTGTATCCAGAATATCCTCATAGTATacatctacactacaaacaaaaagttaaggatatttcttttttttttttggtccttttttttgtcatttttgccatttgtaaataaaactacagggtggggaagcaaaatttacaatattttgaggcagggattgaaagacagtgtatgaccaattagtttattgaaagtcatgagaatttatttgccacaagaaaattgacataatagaaaatgtttttattcagttctcaataactgccttcacacgcttcctgaaatttgcgcaagtgttccttaaatattcgggtgacaacttctcccattcttctttaatagtatctttaagaaggtcgacattgctgtgtgatgttctattggtagcatgttctaaaacgccccaaatagagggtttagatctgggctagaaggcggctataaacatgattcccaaaaattgctaaagttggatttgttgctgttgtcaacaagtgttttggtgttcttgtgtaagattttaacttcaaatcatattttactacatttctaacggtcttgttgtctacctcaagttcaattgccatttttctcatggatttggttggatcctttaggattttggatttgagagctttaataaaagctttggtaagttttttgttgcttcctccacttccagactttctcataacagttttgctcatagtcattctcttctttccattataaacagtctttatggacactccaactatttttgaaatctcctttggtgtgacgagtgcattcagcaaatcacacactctttgacgtttgctttcctgattactcatatgggcaaaagtttctgaaaaggtatggataatagtgttaggtatgattatgacatcagtgcatgtttggtttcaaaacaattgacgtagtgcctgctgagaaaaaacaactaaatgttcattgtaaattttgcttccctaccctgtagtATGTGCAAAAAATGGTCATCATGGACAAGTTTTGGTGTAAGTTTCTAATATTTGCTCCCTGAGGTGTTGCAGGAATTGTCTACACCTTTTTGAGGGGTTACAGTACTCCTCTGGTAGTGTATTGAGACTGATCATTTTGGATGGGGTTTACTTTACTGAATGTTCCAGATGTTGAAGTGGTCACAGCAGCATTAACAAGTGCTTCATGATAAAATTCAAGTGGTTTGAACAGGTGGCTTAATAAGTTTATACTATGGGTATATATTTTTAAAGTGTTCTTACAAGTTTGACAAGTGCTTCTTGTGGCCAGTCAAGTGGATACTTAAAGTAACAGCAACAAAAAATGACCTGAAAAAGCCCCGAAACACCTCAGAGACCACGTAATAAaacctttgggattatttagaaggtCCCATGATCCAGCAAACAGTTTGAACACAGTGACAAAAAGTGTAAAACAGAGATTGGTCGACCTTTAGTATGATGCTATGTTTGTGTTTCTCCAGGTTTCCATGGTGACGGGTATCTTCATTTCTTTTCTGTATGaagaaagaaaacagaagtgatgaaCAGGACGGTTTTGGTTACGCAGCAATGACTGAAAGATTCCAGACCTGCTGTTCTGCTCACTTTACCCTTACAGGGTGTTtgagcaggtcttgaaagtctttgaaaagtctggaattttgaaacgcttTCTCCCAGACcttaaagtctggaattttgaaatgctttcttccagaccttgaaaagtctggaattttgaaacgctttcttccagaccttgaaaagtctggaattttgaaacgcttTCTTCTAGACCTTGAACagtctggaattttgaaacactttCTTCccgaccttgaaaagtctggaattttgaaacgcttTCTTCTAGACCTTGAAAAGTCCTGAATTTTGAAACGCTTtcttccagaccttgaaaagtctggaattttgaaatgctttcttctagaccttgaaaagtctggaattttgaaacgcttTCTCCCAGACcttaaagtctggaattttgaaatgctttcttccagaccttgaaaagtctggaattttgaaacgctttcttccagaccttgaaaagtctggaattttgaaactctttcttccagaccttgaaaagtctggaattttgaaacgcttTCTTCTAGACCttgaaaagtatatatatatatatatatatatatatatatatatatatatatatatatatatatatatatatatataagaacaaCTAACCCTGTACTGGAGGCTGTTTTGTTGACAATAATATtaattaattataattataatggtCTGACttttggtttataatatgttaaaaACAACCAGTTTAAATGGCttcaatatgaaaaaaataaatgacatgaatgTTATGGacttatggtttttttttttggtttttt is a genomic window of Sphaeramia orbicularis chromosome 10, fSphaOr1.1, whole genome shotgun sequence containing:
- the spmap2l gene encoding testicular haploid expressed gene protein-like is translated as MLSGKYGIQPRFGPSNRILELAQHKTSKTVWATTPCDKLSWGNQEPIRPISSSALGAVPSTRIQYLSKNKRDFSAWEDHWRMEEDASVFRKTRHPSSKASQYERIVRLSTPRTRSRSSQETGPPHTPQCENNCPMWHVDPKLKTTVITPRLLQLSNPKMNHPDFQSNRESASVVSFASRTARISKRLVQLSLPRLRQSNICYELRCPEESIWTVSRAARRATASERVELLATPKQLSKDYIPSREPEWHPRQSLNS